A portion of the Chromobacterium sp. IIBBL 290-4 genome contains these proteins:
- a CDS encoding polymer-forming cytoskeletal protein, protein MRKFFAKMLLGDDAASKLKTPQPAEAAPPLAAAPARSLAEDAISETLKGSSPTITREQIRSLIEIDMEIHGDIYIGRGVKISGRVIGNLMPNGAVAGGDPIVIVSQGGDVDGNLHARVVVVAGNLDGDIYADHVLLMPTAQVSGTVNYRHTLRQDIGSTLSGMVRRVEQIAMLDMPPHPADKLSMDALGVTDAIPVLSLEREELAAASAVSPLARIAAMAPTSSGLDIESLYRGLDVGREASPPLRPVAASA, encoded by the coding sequence ATGCGTAAATTTTTCGCGAAAATGCTGTTGGGCGACGATGCCGCCAGCAAACTCAAAACTCCGCAGCCGGCAGAGGCCGCGCCCCCGCTTGCCGCCGCGCCGGCGCGCAGCCTGGCCGAGGACGCCATCAGCGAAACGCTGAAAGGAAGCTCGCCCACCATCACCCGCGAGCAGATCCGCTCCCTGATCGAAATCGATATGGAAATCCATGGCGACATCTATATCGGTCGAGGCGTCAAGATTTCCGGGCGAGTCATCGGCAATCTGATGCCGAATGGCGCGGTGGCGGGCGGCGACCCTATCGTGATCGTCAGCCAGGGCGGCGATGTGGATGGCAATTTGCATGCGCGGGTGGTGGTGGTGGCGGGCAATCTGGATGGGGATATCTACGCCGATCATGTGCTGCTGATGCCGACCGCGCAGGTGAGCGGCACGGTCAACTATCGCCATACCCTGAGGCAAGACATAGGCTCGACCTTGTCCGGCATGGTGCGGCGAGTGGAGCAGATCGCCATGCTGGATATGCCGCCCCATCCCGCGGATAAGTTGAGCATGGACGCGCTGGGCGTGACGGATGCCATACCGGTGCTGTCGCTGGAGCGGGAGGAACTGGCCGCAGCCTCGGCGGTGTCGCCGCTGGCCAGGATAGCGGCCATGGCGCCGACCTCGTCGGGTCTGGATATCGAAAGTCTGTACCGGGGCCTGGATGTAGGGCGCGAAGCGTCGCCGCCGCTGCGTCCTGTCGCCGCCAGCGCGTGA